A single genomic interval of Picosynechococcus sp. PCC 7003 harbors:
- a CDS encoding Mur ligase family protein, protein MAILRSVRLAIACGLGKTITAVVRGLKLSAGSVLPGAIARRIFPEILPDLFQQAKKGVILVVGTNGKTTTSLLIKAILTAQGYKLAHNATGANLINGLTTALLEHANLFGQLDIDYAILEVDENIIPILLKTCSPTHILALNLFRDQLDRYGEVDTISQRWQQAVAPLPPETTIIVNGDDPTLNDLGQNLSQTVKFFGLNEPDLYLEAIPHAVDSIYCPRCGAPLTYKGVYLSHLGDYHCDSCGFTKNPLDIHSPDWGQILIGVYNKYNTLAAALLAETLGIHRDIINEQIQSFKAAFGRAEELTVQGKPVRILLSKNPVGMNETVRAVTDLQQQGKTSTVLVVLNDRTPDGTDVSWIWDVDLEKLTQSPGKIIISGDRTYDMALRLRYCEGNAEFIVEPNLTKALDQAIALSPADQTLHILPTYSAMLEVRQMLTGRKIL, encoded by the coding sequence ATGGCTATTTTGCGCAGTGTACGGTTGGCGATCGCCTGTGGTTTAGGCAAAACAATTACAGCGGTGGTACGGGGTCTCAAGCTCAGTGCGGGCAGTGTTTTACCGGGGGCGATCGCCCGACGCATTTTCCCAGAGATTTTGCCGGATCTGTTCCAGCAGGCGAAAAAAGGCGTCATTTTAGTGGTGGGCACCAATGGTAAAACTACAACTTCCCTCTTAATCAAAGCAATCCTTACTGCCCAAGGTTACAAGCTCGCCCACAATGCCACCGGGGCAAACTTGATCAACGGCTTAACGACGGCCCTCCTGGAGCACGCGAATCTTTTCGGTCAGCTCGACATCGACTACGCCATCCTCGAAGTGGATGAAAATATTATTCCGATCCTCCTCAAAACCTGTTCCCCGACCCATATCCTCGCCCTCAATTTATTCCGTGACCAGCTCGACCGTTACGGAGAAGTCGATACCATTAGTCAGCGTTGGCAACAGGCGGTCGCCCCTCTGCCACCAGAAACCACCATTATCGTCAACGGCGACGACCCGACCCTCAACGATTTGGGCCAAAACCTCAGCCAGACGGTGAAATTTTTTGGCCTCAACGAACCGGATTTGTACCTAGAGGCCATCCCCCACGCTGTTGATTCTATTTATTGTCCCCGCTGTGGTGCGCCCCTCACTTACAAAGGCGTTTACCTGTCCCACCTCGGCGATTACCACTGCGACAGTTGCGGCTTTACCAAAAATCCCCTCGACATCCATAGCCCAGACTGGGGACAAATCCTCATCGGCGTCTACAACAAATACAACACCCTCGCTGCCGCCCTTCTCGCAGAAACCCTGGGCATTCACCGGGACATCATTAACGAGCAGATTCAGTCCTTTAAAGCGGCCTTTGGTCGGGCGGAAGAATTAACCGTCCAAGGGAAACCCGTGCGGATTCTCCTCTCAAAAAATCCCGTGGGCATGAACGAAACAGTCCGTGCCGTCACTGACTTACAACAACAAGGAAAAACGAGCACCGTCCTCGTCGTGCTCAACGACCGCACCCCCGATGGTACCGATGTGTCCTGGATTTGGGATGTGGATCTAGAAAAACTCACCCAATCCCCCGGCAAAATTATCATCAGCGGCGATCGCACTTACGATATGGCCCTGCGGCTGCGCTATTGCGAAGGGAATGCTGAATTCATCGTCGAGCCAAATCTTACCAAAGCCCTCGATCAGGCGATCGCCCTTAGTCCCGCCGATCAAACCCTCCATATTTTGCCCACCTATTCAGCGATGTTAGAGGTGCGCCAAATGTTGACGGGCCGCAAAATTTTGTAG